The following coding sequences lie in one Crassostrea angulata isolate pt1a10 chromosome 10, ASM2561291v2, whole genome shotgun sequence genomic window:
- the LOC128165619 gene encoding galactoside alpha-(1,2)-fucosyltransferase 2-like: protein MKIKRYFRTRVIPLFGIGLIFILIVWRNVPSSKKVLKREINETVIGQMFGIQTFEDIACVKFQGRLGNLMMEYVFLYVIAKMKHLYPVVPENFELFQIFNIEKTTLAAIGKPPDSCAKLPEYKERWGLSYDEKLLAVPPYMSVKFDGYFQSWKYWIKYENEIRKLLRFKNPIRQKAFTQMRDIIEKMKFEVNKENVIVSIHIRRGDYATEGHYEYGKLTPNETYYANAMQYFKTRHKNVLFVVGSNDIDWSKEALVKEKNVYFSTGNSPAEDIALLSLANHTIMSVGNFGWWIGWMAQGTSVFYKNIFRPQSNFSLEFRNNSIDDFIYPGWIPVE, encoded by the exons atgaaaataaaaagatatttccGAACAA gagTTATTCCTCTTTTTGGGATAGGattgatattcattttgattGTGTGGAGGAACGTCCCTAGTTcaaaaaaagttctaaaaaGGGAAATCAATGAAACAGTGATTGGTCAAATGTTTGGAATTCAAACATTTGAGGACATAGCGTGCGTGAAATTCCAAGGACGCCTGGGGAACTTAATGATGGAGTACGTGTTCCTCTACGTGATagcaaaaatgaaacatttgtaTCCCGTTGTTCCAGAAAACTTTGAATTgttccaaatatttaacattgaaAAAACAACGCTCGCCGCCATCGGAAAACCACCAGATTCGTGTGCCAAGTTACCCGAATACAAAGAGAGGTGGGGACTTTCTTATGATGAAAAGTTACTTGCTGTCCCACCCTACATGAGCGTGAAATTCGATGGGTACTTTCAATCATGGAAGTATTGGATTAAGTACGAAAATGAAATTCGAAAACTTTTACGGTTTAAAAATCCGATTAGACAAAAGGCCTTCACCCAAATGAGAGATATTATAGAAAAAATGAAGTTTGAAGTCAACAAGGAGAATGTTATTGTCAGCATACACATCAGACGGGGAGATTACGCAACCGAGGGGCATTATGAGTATGGAAAGCTGACACCCAATGAAACTTATTACGCAAACGCCAtgcaatatttcaaaacaaggCACAAAAACGTATTATTTGTTGTAGGATCTAACGATATAGACTGGTCAAAAGAAGCATTGGTCAAAGAGAAAAATGTGTATTTCTCGACAGGAAATTCACCGGCAGAAGACATTGCTTTGCTTTCTCTAGCTAATCATACAATAATGTCCGTCGGTAATTTTGGTTGGTGGATCGGATGGATGGCACAGGGAACTAGTGTATTCTATAAGAACATTTTCAGACCTCAATCAAATTTTTCTTTAGAATTCCGAAATAATTCTATTGATGATTTTATCTATCCTGGGTGGATTCCAGTGGAATAA